The region AAGATTGAAGGGGTTGTAGTCAACAATGACGAGGAGATCAAAACTGAACATCTTGTTCTGGCAATAGGACAGAGCTCCGTTGAGACATATCGGCAGCTTTATAAAAGGGGTGTGAAACTTGCGGCAAAGCCGTTTGCCATTGGCTTGCGGGTTGAGCATCCTCAGGAGTTGATAAACAGGATACAGTATGGCAGGTGGTGGAAGCACAAAGCTCTTCCGCCGGCAGATTATTTTTTGACGGCAAGGATAGCCGACATGGACAGATCGGTTTATACCTTTTGCATGTGTCCCGGTGGCGAGATTATCGCTTGCAGTTCGGAGGCAGGAGGAGTGGTTACAAACGGCATGAGCCACTACCTGAGAGGGGGCAACTTTGCCAACAGCGCCGTTGTGGTCAATATTCGTACAGATGATTTTAAAGGGGACTCTCCCTTGAGCGGCCTTGCATTCCGCCGGAGATGGGAGGAAAAAGCCTTTGTTATGGGGGGAAGTAATTACTGTGCCCCCGCGCAGAGGCTGGTTGATTTTATTGAAGATAAGGAAGGCAGTGAAATAGGCCTCACCAGTTTTGTTCCCGGTTTCAAAGCAGCCCCTTTGAAAGAAGTATTGCCCCCGTTCGTTGTCGATATCCTGAAGAAGGGATTTTTGGCGTTTGATAGAAAAATGCCGGGATTTATTTCTCAGGAGGCAAATCTGATAGGTGTTGAAACGAGAACATCATCTCCGGTCAGGATATTGAGGGGGGAAAATTATCAGAGTGTCAATGTGGACGGTTTATATCCGTGTGGCGAGGGTGCCGGTTATGCGGGGGGTATCATGAGTTCTGCACTTGATGGAATGAGGGTGGCTGAGTTTATAGCCTCGAATCAACAATAATGTCATCCCCTTTTCTTGAAACTTTTCTTACGGAGAGCTTAATCGAATCATCAATTTTTGTAATTCCCAAATCACCTACCGATGGAATTCCTGTTCCGATTATCTTTGGAGCCGTGATTATTATAATCCTGTCGGCGATTTTTTCTTTCAAAAAGGAGGTAATTATTTCGGAACCCCCTTCTACCAGAACAGAAGAGATTTCTTTCTTCCCCAGTTCGGCCAAAAGCTTTTTCAGGTCGACATGCTTCTGATTCTTGCTATTGATGATAAGAGTTTCTATTCCCGAATCTGTTAAATGCCTCAAATTTTCTTTGTTGCAGTGTTGGGTAGTTGCGATAATTGTCTTTGCGCTCTCCTGGTTCTTCAGTACACGTGCGTTTGCCTGTATGCGAAGCGTTGAGTCGACCACAATCCGAAGCGGGTTTTTGCCCCTCGCGTGGCGTACGGTAAGTTCCGGGTCATCCGTGAGAATTGTTCCTGCGCCGACCATGATACCGTCGTGGAGGCTTCTAAGTTTATGGGCGAATTTTAAGGAAGGTTCTGAGCTAATCCACCTTGAATGTCCGGTTGACGTAGCGATTCTACCGTCGATGGTCTGGGCAAATTTCAGAGTTATAAATGGAGTCTTTGTCCGTATAAATTTTAAAAATATTTCATTGAGCTCCCTGCATTCCTCTTCAAGTATTCCTACGTCTGTTTCTATCCCGTGTTGCTTGAGGATGTCTATGCCTCTGCCGGAGACCATCGGGTTGGGGTCAGTGGTTCCGATGACAACCCTTTGGGGTCTGACTTCGACGATCCTGTCCGTACAAGGTGGAGTCTTGCCGTAATGGCTGCATGGTTCCATTGTCACGTAGAGGATTGTGCCTTCAATGGCTTCTGAAGCGCTGTTTATGGCATTAATTTCGGCGTGGTTCCCCCCGAATTTCTTATGGTATCCTTCGCCAATAATCCTGCCATCTTTCACTATGACCGCACCCACCATCGGATTGGGGCTTACACGGCCTTCTCCCTTTCTGGCAAGTTTCAGAGCTCTTTTCATGTAGAATTCGTCTGTCAAGATTCGATTCCTTTCTTCGGCTTTTTAAAATATCAGAGACTAACTTTCGAATCAATGACAAATATCAGCCCTAAAATAGACATTGACCATTCCAACACAGTAGGACAGGCGTCCCGCCTGTCCACAATGGTGAATCCTACGGGATGGGGAGGACAGTCTTATAGCTCCCTATCCCTTGGTGGGAGAGGGTTAGGGAGAGGGGGGATTCTGACATATTTTTCACCCCCACCTTAGTCCTCCCCCATCAAGGGGGAGGAATTCACTTTCAATGTCTATTTTTGGGTATCAGACAATTGTTGTTAAGAGATGAGAAAGTATGATATAAAAGCGGAGCTTGCTTATAATGAAAGGAGAACGTAATGAAAGGTGTTGTTTTGGCAGGTGGTTTGGGGAGCAGGATGCATCCACTGACGAAAGTTACCAACAAGCATCTTCTCCCGGTATACAGGGAACCGATGATCCATTATCCGATCAGGATTCTGGTTAATGCCGGTATAGATGAGATATTGATAGTGACCGGTGGGAATAATGCCGGTGATTTTCTTAAACTCTTGGGGAACGGCAAGGAGTTTGGCCTGAAACACATAAATTACACATACCAGGAAGGGGAGGGGGGAATAGCGGCGGCCCTCGGTCTCGCGGAATTCTTTGCGGATAACGGAAAAATCATGGTTGTTCTTGGCGACAATATTATTGAGAATAATATCAAAAAAGCGGCCGAGGCCTTTAAAGAACAACGGGAAGGAGCCAGGATAATGCTGAAAGAGGTTCCTGATCCCCAGCGGTTCGGAGTGCCTGTTTTTGAAGGAGACAGGATTGTTGGCATCGAAGAGAAGCCGTCAGTTCCAAAATCTTCTTATGCCGTTATTGGCATTTATATGTATGACAGCAGGGTTTTTGATTTTATAAAGACGCTGAAGCCATCGGAGAGGGGAGAGCTGGAAATTACGGATGTTAACAACTTCTATATCAGGGAAGGAAAAATGATGTGGGATATCCTTGATGGCTGGTGGAGTGACGCCGGGACATTCGAATCCCTTCGATATGCGGGGAATATGGTGGCAGAGACGGGGGCGAACAAACTGTGAACTGTGATTAGTTGTTACGGGTGCCATGGACAAACCATGTGCCGGACATTGATCCGGTATCGTTTGTCCGTGCAAAAAAACGAGCGAGAACAACACGGACAAATAAATTTGTCCATGCCACCAAATAGACCAGAGGGAGACTTATGATTGAAGGTGTGATGATTAAGAAATTGAAGGTGATACCGGATGAGCGGGGGAGGTTGATGGAAATACTCCGCCGGGATGATAAGATGTTCCGGGAATTCGGTCAGGTGTATATGACAACCGCCAATCCTGGTGTAGTGAAGGGGTGGCATTATCATAAAAAACAGTACGACAACATGACGGTTGTCAAGGGTATGATGAAGATTGTCCTGTACGATAGCCGCAATGATTCCAGTACCCATGGTGAAATCAATGAACTCTTTGTCGGGGAGTTCAACCCTGTTCTTGTTCATATTCCGCCATATGTGTATCACGGCTTTAAGTGTGTATCTATCGAGGAAGCCATTGTGGTTAATACTCCAACAGAGGTTTACAATTACGACGAACCTGACGAATTCAGGATAGACCCCCACAGCAACGATATTCCATACGACTGGAGCAGGAAAGACGGATAAATAGGGACAGCGCCCTTTTTTCTGTAAGGGGCATGGTTGACAAGTTTGTAAAAAGTCAGGAACCGGGTCATTGCGAGAAGCGCAGCGACGAAGCAATCTAATGAATGCAACCAGTTATAGTACACGAGATTGCTTCGCTCCGCTCGCAATGACAACTTTTTCGACTTTTTACGAGTGCATCATGGTTAATAGGGGAAAAAAGGGCGCTGTCCCTATTTTCCAAGAGAGAAGGCAAATTATGAAACCGGAGGAATTTCTAAAAGGTGTTCAGTTGTTTGAGTCTCTTAGCCCGGAGGATTGTGAACGCCTTGCTGCCTCACTGAGACGGCGGTCTTTGAAGAAGGGAGAAACACTTTTTAGAAAGGGGGATGATGGGACCTCGCTTTATATTGTAAAAGAGGGGCGTATCAAAATTGTGCTTCCCTCCGAGATGGGGGATGAGGCTGTTCTGGCGGTCTTTTCTGCAGGGGATTTCTTTGGAGAAATGGCTCTTATGGACGGGATGCCGCGTTCGGCTGATGCTGTAGCACTCGAACCATCTGAATTACTTGCTCTGAATAGAAATGATTTTATCACATTCCTGGGGAATAATGAAAAAGCGATGCAGGCGATCCTTTCCCATCTTTCAATGCGTTTACGCAAGACTGATGATTCTTTAGAAGATGCTTATTTTCTCAATATTTCCGCAAGATTTGCGAAAAAGCTCGTTGAATTAGCCAAAACGCATGGTGAACGGGATGGCGATATTATACAGATTGGCTTGCGTCTGAGCCAGAAGGATCTTGCCAGCATGATAGGTGCTACCAGAGAAAGCGTTAACAAGGAACTGAGGGTGTTGCGTGAAAAGGGGCTGGTCAGTACTGAAAAGGGTACTCTCCGTATTCTTGACCTGGCGCGTCTCGAAAGACGTGCAAAACTGTAATGAAGCTTTAGAGGGTCACTAAATGTGATGTGTTCGTAAAAAGTCTCGACTCGGTGTCATTGCGAGGGCGGTAGCCCGAAGCAATCCAATGAATACAAGTAGTTATGAGAGCTTTGCTCGCAATGACGTATTTTTCGACTTTTTACGAGACTGTTAAATATGGTATTTGGTGTTGTGTGAAATATTTCACACCAAAAGCATGAAACACTTCATTGTATTCGTTCCTGGTCTTTTGTAATATAAATCAATCTGAGTTTGTTTTAAATTCCGTTCAATTTTAATTGAAACATTATAGAGAATAATCATGGACAAAAGAGATCATGCATCTTCATTACCATTAGAAGATATTATTGGGGAGGAACTCGAAGATATCGTCACCCTGCTCTGTTCGACCGGCACAGAGAAGAGCAGATTGTACGAGGATATATTATCTATGGTAGAAAGGGGCTTGATTAAAATTGCCTTGAAACGTTCCAGTAACGTGAAGATTACTACTGCAGATTTTCTCGGGATGAACAGAAATACTCTCCACAAAAAGATTGACAAGCTCGGGATCGACTGCCGGAAAATCCGAAAATGAGTAATCAGGAAGGTAGCATTTTTGAGAGGACATCTTCTAAGTATCTTTTTTATGGTTTTGGGTGCCTGTATTGGAAGTTTTTTGAATGTATGCATCTATCGAATTTCTGAAGGAAAATCTATTGTATTTCCTAAATCCTTCTGTCCGAACTGTTCGCATCCCATCAGGTTTTATGATAATATACCGATAATAAGCTATCTTGTTTTGAGGGGGAGGTGCAGGGATTGTCATAAAAAAATTTCACATCGCTATCCGGTGGTTGAGCTGATAACTGCCCTGTTGTCGTTGTTTCTATTCTGGAAGTATGGTTTGTCTTC is a window of Syntrophales bacterium DNA encoding:
- a CDS encoding dTDP-4-dehydrorhamnose 3,5-epimerase family protein, coding for MIEGVMIKKLKVIPDERGRLMEILRRDDKMFREFGQVYMTTANPGVVKGWHYHKKQYDNMTVVKGMMKIVLYDSRNDSSTHGEINELFVGEFNPVLVHIPPYVYHGFKCVSIEEAIVVNTPTEVYNYDEPDEFRIDPHSNDIPYDWSRKDG
- a CDS encoding Crp/Fnr family transcriptional regulator; the protein is MKPEEFLKGVQLFESLSPEDCERLAASLRRRSLKKGETLFRKGDDGTSLYIVKEGRIKIVLPSEMGDEAVLAVFSAGDFFGEMALMDGMPRSADAVALEPSELLALNRNDFITFLGNNEKAMQAILSHLSMRLRKTDDSLEDAYFLNISARFAKKLVELAKTHGERDGDIIQIGLRLSQKDLASMIGATRESVNKELRVLREKGLVSTEKGTLRILDLARLERRAKL
- the ribD gene encoding bifunctional diaminohydroxyphosphoribosylaminopyrimidine deaminase/5-amino-6-(5-phosphoribosylamino)uracil reductase RibD, producing MTDEFYMKRALKLARKGEGRVSPNPMVGAVIVKDGRIIGEGYHKKFGGNHAEINAINSASEAIEGTILYVTMEPCSHYGKTPPCTDRIVEVRPQRVVIGTTDPNPMVSGRGIDILKQHGIETDVGILEEECRELNEIFLKFIRTKTPFITLKFAQTIDGRIATSTGHSRWISSEPSLKFAHKLRSLHDGIMVGAGTILTDDPELTVRHARGKNPLRIVVDSTLRIQANARVLKNQESAKTIIATTQHCNKENLRHLTDSGIETLIINSKNQKHVDLKKLLAELGKKEISSVLVEGGSEIITSFLKEKIADRIIIITAPKIIGTGIPSVGDLGITKIDDSIKLSVRKVSRKGDDIIVDSRL
- a CDS encoding NAD(P)/FAD-dependent oxidoreductase, which produces MIFQISDIKIFLDEGEDVLRKKASLLLGVSPEEVSSLKVVKKSLDARRSRPPCFIYAVEVSVSDEVAARCRVDGKVKIKSVIYEALPKHSPVLLKPDKRPVIVGCGPAGLFAALTLARKGIPVLLLEMGKKVDERVVDVNTFWKKGILDESSNVHFGEGGAGTFSDGKLTTRIRSANLGFIKKTLIDMGAASDIMTYAKPHIGTDCLREVLVNFREELVELGCEIRFGARVTDFIINEGKIEGVVVNNDEEIKTEHLVLAIGQSSVETYRQLYKRGVKLAAKPFAIGLRVEHPQELINRIQYGRWWKHKALPPADYFLTARIADMDRSVYTFCMCPGGEIIACSSEAGGVVTNGMSHYLRGGNFANSAVVVNIRTDDFKGDSPLSGLAFRRRWEEKAFVMGGSNYCAPAQRLVDFIEDKEGSEIGLTSFVPGFKAAPLKEVLPPFVVDILKKGFLAFDRKMPGFISQEANLIGVETRTSSPVRILRGENYQSVNVDGLYPCGEGAGYAGGIMSSALDGMRVAEFIASNQQ
- a CDS encoding helix-turn-helix domain-containing protein, whose translation is MDKRDHASSLPLEDIIGEELEDIVTLLCSTGTEKSRLYEDILSMVERGLIKIALKRSSNVKITTADFLGMNRNTLHKKIDKLGIDCRKIRK
- a CDS encoding sugar phosphate nucleotidyltransferase — protein: MKGVVLAGGLGSRMHPLTKVTNKHLLPVYREPMIHYPIRILVNAGIDEILIVTGGNNAGDFLKLLGNGKEFGLKHINYTYQEGEGGIAAALGLAEFFADNGKIMVVLGDNIIENNIKKAAEAFKEQREGARIMLKEVPDPQRFGVPVFEGDRIVGIEEKPSVPKSSYAVIGIYMYDSRVFDFIKTLKPSERGELEITDVNNFYIREGKMMWDILDGWWSDAGTFESLRYAGNMVAETGANKL